From the genome of Gryllotalpicola protaetiae:
AACTCGAATCCCTGCCGGTCGGCGAACCGGCCGAGCTGCGACAGATAGACCAGTTCGACGGGGGTCTCCGGGTGGCGAGCGGACACCCGCTGAAGCATCCGCTCGTCGCTGAAGACGATGCGCTCGAGCGATCGGGGATCCGCCAGCTCGGTCGCCATGTTCTCGGGCTCGTCGCCCGGCATCGGCTCCTGCCAGAACAGCGTCGTGTTCGGGGTGGCCGCACGCCGCCGCATCACGAACAGGGGGTGGGACAGCGAGTTGATCACGACCCGGTCGTCCTCGAGCCGCTGGTCGTCGATGAAGAACGAGACGAAGTCGGCGAGCGAGGCGAAGCTGCGCAGGCTCGACGCCGACCGCATCGTGATGAGACGGCTCGCGTGGTCGACCTCGACGACCCACTCCCCCGGCCCGCGGTACACCGTCTGGTGCGCGACGCCAACGCTGCAGAAGGTGGTCGCGTACCGGTTGCCGTAGCGGTCATAGCGGTCGGTGTGGCTCGGCGACCCGTCGGGCAGCAGCCAGTCGACGCTCTCGACCTGCCGGAACGAGTTCGGCTCGTAGTTGATGCGCCCGAGCTCGACGCCGTCGCGCAGGATCTGCCCGTACAGCTCGCGCCCGTGCCGGATCTCGCACCACTCGGGCACAGGGACCTGATCGAAGAACAGCGGCGCTCCGTTCCGCTCAATGCCGGTGTACGCGGTGAAGGGGCACAGCGCGCCGTCGGGCAGTTCGCCGCCGTACTGGATGACCACCGGCGTGAACTCGATCGCCGCCGTCTCGAACGATCGCAAGAGCTCGCGCGTCGTGTCGTCGTACGTGTCGAACAGCGCTAGCACGGCGCACCACCGCCGAGCAGCTGCTCCCACAGCTTCCGCACGTTCGCGGCCGTGTACGCCTCGGCCTTGCGCAGACTCGCCGCGCGCAGACCGTCGAAGTCGGGCGACGTCAGCAGGCCGACGATCGCCTCGGACAGCGTGACGACGTCGCGGTCGGTGCGGGTGGCTGGCACCAGGCATCCGTTCACGCTCTGCTCGACCATCTCGCGATTGCCGTAGTCGACGTCGAAGCCCACGATCGGCAGCCCCTCGGCCAGCGCCTCGAGCAGCGACAGCCCGAACCCCTCAGAGGTCGAGGCCGACACGTACAGGGCGTACGAGCCGAGCAGGCCGTCGAGCTTCTGGTGACCCATCAGGCGCACCCAGTCCTGTGTCTGCGTCTCGGCGATCGCGGCGAGCACGGGGTCGCGATCGCCCTCACCGTAGATGTCGAGACGGATGCCGGGCACGGCGTCGCGGGCCAGGGCGACCGCGCGGATCAGGAGGTCCAGGTGCTTCTCGTCCGCGAGCCTGCTGGCGGTGACCAGCGCTGCCGGATCGTAGTCGGGGTGCGCCACAGGCTCGGCAACCCCTGGCGGAATGCGCACCACAGGGATGGCGCCGGCGAGCTGGCCCTCGAGAACCGTCTGCTGGCGGGCGGTCGCGACGACCAGTCCGTCGATCAGGTCGGGCCGGGTGAACACGTTCTCGTAGTGGTTGTTCCACAGCAGCACGCCGTCCTCGCTCTGCTTGAGGTCGAAGTGCTCGGCATGCACGACCGAGTACAGCCGGCGGTCGCCGATCACCGGGTAGATGCCGTCGATGACGTCGATCGCGCGGTCCACGATGACGACGTCGTCCGGGCGGTCGAACAGGCGCCCGAACACGAACCGGAAGAACTGCGCGCGGCCCTCGAGCACGAGGTCGCCGCCGAAGGAACTGGGTCGGCCCTTCCTCTCCGGGCGTCGATAGAGCGGGGACGACGGCGTGATCACCGTCCGGGTGATCTCGCCCCCGCGATAGAACTGCGCGGCGGCGACCCGGCCGTCGCCCGAGTAGAAATCGCGGCGCGCGAGCACGCCCTCATGGAAGTGCTCGACGTTGTTGAGCGTCTCGTCGTAGTGCTCGACGCGCACGACCCGGCCCCCCACCATCGTCTCGACGCGGTCGACGATGCCGCCGCCGAGCGTGCGCAGCCGGTGACGCAGCGCCGGGCTCTCCAGAACGACGTCGATGAAGTCGGGACCGGGCTGCGGGTCGGAGTGCGGCCCCGCGATCAGCGACACGACGTCGTCGACGGTGATCGTCGACGGCCGGGTCGCGCGGCCGCTCACCAGGTTGTAGATCCACAGGACCTGGGAGTGCTCGAAGCCGAGCCTGTCCGAGAAGAAGCTCAAATTCGTGCCGACGTAGTCGGTGAACACGTAGAAGTCGTCGACCCACGGGATGCCCGCGAAAAGCTCGCGCCGGTACTTCTGCGCGTACTCGACGCCGCTCGAGGCGAGGCCGATCGCCTTGTTGACGTTGAAGACGCGCATGGGGCTCGCAGACCTCACGCGAACTGGATGACGAGTCCGCCGTCAGCACCGTGCTCGATCCGGCTGAGACACAGCAGCCTCACGATGTCGCGGTTGATGCGCTTCTTCATCTCTTCGAAGGCGAAATAGGCCTCTCGGCGATATTCGTACTCGACCTTGTGCTGCGCGACGTTCCGGTCTTGCACGACCGTCTTCAGCTGCTCGAGGAAGTCGACCTGCTCGATCCAGGCGACGTCGATCGCCTTGAGGAACACGATGTTCTGGAAGCGCGCGAACACATCGGGGTCGGCGAGCGTGTCGGCCTTGTCCTGAACGGCGCGCGCGAACTCCGACGACAGGAAGTCGTGAACCTTCCGGTCATCGCCGGTGTCGAGCGTGTCGAAGCCCGCAGGCAGGCGGTAGCTCAGATTGTCGAAGACGTACCTCATCACGGCGCCCGGCTTCTGCCAGGCACGGCCGGCCGCGGCATCCGTCAGCACCCCGGCCGCGATCGTCTGCAGATCGTGACGAGTGATCGGTGCGCCCGTGATGATCTGGTTGCGCAGGGCGTAGACGAGGTCGCGCTGCCGTGACATCGCGACGTCGAAGTCCTTCGACAGCTTCCTGGCGCCGCTCGCGCTGTCTTCACTGGCGCGCTGAGCTCGGTCGAGCAATCGGCTCATCGTGCTCGGGCTCCGGCGCCGCTTATGCAGGTCCTCGTGCTTGATCGAGCCGAATCTGACGAAGATGTCGTCCTCGAGCGACGCGTAGAACCGGCTGCTGCCCGGGTCGCCCTGCCGGCCGCTGCGGCCGCGCACCTGGCCCTCGACGCGGCGGTTCGGCAGCTTCTCGGTGCCGATGATCACGAGGCCGCCGAGCTCCTTCGATTCATCCGTCAGCTTGATGTCGGTGCCGCGCCCGGCGATCAAGGTTGCGACCGTGATCGCGCCCCTGCGGCCGGCCTCACGCACCATCTCGGCCTCTTTCGCCTCGCTCAGGGCGTTGAGCAGGTTGTGCTCGATGCCGCGGTCGAGCAGGTATTGCGAGAACGTCACCGAGCTCTTCACCGACCCTGTCGTGAGCAGGATGGGGCGGCCCGTGTGCCGGACCTCGTCGACGTAGTCGAGGATCCGGCGCTCCTTGTCCGACACCGACGCGAGCACCACGTCAGGCTCGTCCTGGCGGATCACGGGCCGGTAGGTGGGGATCTCGACGACCTCCGTGCCGTACGAGGTGAGCAGCTCCTTCTCCGACCCGCGCGCCGTTCCGGTCATCCCACCCATGGTCTCGAACATGAGGAACAGGTTCTGATAGGTGACGGACGCCATCGCCCGGTTCTCGGTCGTGATCTCGAGACCCTCGCGCGCCTCGATCGCCTGATGCAGCCCGCCCTGCAGCTTGTTGCCCTCGAGCAGTCGCCCCGTGACCGAACTGAGCAGAACGAGATTGCCGCCCATCGCCATGTAGTCCCGCATCGCCTGAAAGCCCGTACGCGCGCGCAGCGCAAGGTAGACATGGCGGTTGAGCTGGAAGTACTCGGGCGCGTAGAGGTTGTCAAGGTGGAAGTACCGGTTGCCCGCCGCGATGCCGTCGTCGGTGAGCTTGACCGCGCCGGTGCTCTCGTCGTACTCGAAGTCGGAGTCCTCGCGGAGGGTCGCGACGAACTCGGCCGCCAGCGGGTACAGGTTCGACTGCACCCGCGGTGAGCCGGAGATGACGAGCGGCATCTGCGCGAGGTCGAGGAGCACCGCATCCGCTTCGTCGATGAGCACGTAGTTGAACGGCCGCAGGTACTTCTCGTCGCTCGTGCCGACGAGGTTCTCGAGCAGGTAGTCGAAGCCGAGCTTGTCGCTCGTGGTGTAGACGACGTCGGCTGCGTAGTTCGCCTTCTTCTGCGTTGCGGTGAAGTCGGGCGCGCCCGCTTCCGGCACGGCGACTGCGAGGCTCAGGCCCATGAATTCGAACACGGGGCGGAACTCCTCGGCGTCTCGTCGCGCCAGGTATCCGTTGACCGTGACCAGGATCACCCCGCGCCCCGTGAGCGCGTTGAGATACAGCGGCAGTGTCGCAGTGAGACTCTTGCCCTCGCCCGTCTTCATGGCGGCGATGTTGCCCTGGTGCATCACGATGGCGGCGAGCAGCTGATTCTCGTAGGGGAACTTCCCCACGACGCGCAGGTCAGCTTCGCGCACGGCCGCGTACGCCTCAGGCAGAAGGCGGTCGAGCGGCTCGCCCTGCGCGACGCGGTCGCGGAACTCCCCCGTCTTGCCGCGGAGCTCGCTGTCGCTCAGAGCTCGCATGGCCTCCTGATGCGCGTTGATGCGCTCGATGAGCCGTCTGTTGCGCCCCTCATTGTTGGCCATGTTCGTCCACCTCCAGAAGCGCGAACGAGGCGAACTCGAGCCGGTCGCAGCCCGCGTTCAGCAGGCGGATCGTGTAGTGGTGGCAGTCGGCGGGGTATTCGAACGAGCGGCTCGGCGCGTACAGCACCTCGGTGCGCAGCAACCCGTTGAACCTGTCGTAGTAGCGCACGTCGAAGATGACGCTGTCTGCGGGGGTCGCGGCGATGACCGCGTCGATCCGGTAGGTCTTCCCATGGTGCAGCAGCGGCAGCGACGGTGCGCCGCGGACCGACTGGTAGTCGGTGTATGAGTACCACTCCTGAAGCGTCGTGCCGCTCGGCATCAGGCGGTTCACGACCTCGATTTCGCCTGTCGCCTTCAGCGTGAGCGCCGAGCCATAGAGGGATGCCCGGCTGTTGGGGCTTCCCCACCGCACGATGGCGATCTCGCCCCGCCTCATCGTGACTCCACGTATTCGTCGATGACACGGCGGTACTGGTTGAGGAACCAGGTGACGATGGACGCACTGTCGTCATTGTGCCGGCCCTGGTAGCCCCGGGCGATCACTGTCGTCGGCTTGCCCGTCTGGGAGTTCAGAAGGGTGTAGTAGGCCTGGTCGTCGTAGTCGTCCTGCATCATGTACGACATCAGGATCTTGGTGTCGCCGAACCCGGGCTCCCCGTTCCAGCGGTCGATCAGCCCCTGCGTGAACGAGTCGACGGAGATCCGGTTCCCATCGCCGTCGGTCCTGTCCCAGAAGTTCACCATGTCGAAGACGGTGAGGAAGTCCCTCGGCCTCACGAGCCGCCCGCGTTCGGCGACGTAGCCGAGGTCGATGATCGGCTTGCCGGCGATGATCGCCTGCGCGTTGAACTGCGAGCCGTAGTACAGCGCGCCGAACGACCCCATGGAGAGGCCGGAGAAGATCACGTCCTCTTCGCGGAACCCCAGCGAATCGATGAGCTCGCGGATCACCTGCCGCACCTGGCCCTCAAGCTCATCGCTGCCGAGGTAGAACCGACCTCCCTCGAGGCGTGGGTCGGAGAACAGCAGAAACGGATGCCCCAGACCGGCCATCATGAAGAAGCCTTCGAACCCCTCCGCCGGTCGGTACCCAGCGAAGTAGATGTTGAGCGGCGGCTTCAGGTCGCCCGGGTGGAAGTAGTAGAAGAGCTCCTCGCGCCGCGAGTCGACCAGTCGCTTCCCGCCCGGAATGAACTGGCCGGCCCCGAGCCGCGAATGCCGGTAGTGGATGGGGCCGACTTTCACGAGGCCGTGGCCGCGCGCGAAGATCGAGCACGACAGGTAGCCGCTGCTCGCGTGCTCGAAGACGATCGGCTCGGCGAGCTCCGCCTGCGAGTAGGTTCGCTGGTCGGCGATGACGTCTGAACTGCCGCTTCGAATGAGTTGCACGACGAGCTCGAGCTCGACGCCGGAATCGGTCACGAACTCGGGCCAGATTTCGAGCGCGCGCTGGTTCTCATAGAGGATGTTCTCCTTCCATGCCACCAGCTGTCGGAAATCCCCATCGTGACCGATCGTCGTCGCGAGATAGGCGCTGCCGTCGTACCAGGCGTCCGCGGTGTGGAAGGGAGAGATCAGCACCTTGCGCAGCTCGAGCTTCTGGCCGAACGGCTTCGCGAAGAACTGGCGCGGAAGCCTGTCGACGATGGCCTGGCGGTCGTCCAGCGCGTCGTAGACCGCCATCTTCTGTGTGAAGAACCGCTCGTACTCAGTGCCGAACTCGGCCCGCAGCGACCGCGCGACGATCACCGTGTAGGGCGCCAGGGCCGAGTCGATCGCCTGCAGCTTCGACAGCTCGCACACCGCATCGACGATGGTGACGTCGACGCGGCCGATGAGGAGCGGGTCGAACCCGAACTCGTCATCGACGTCGACGAACGCCCACTCGACGCCGTGCGGAACGCGGAACGACATCGACCAGTCGTCACGGCCGATCTGCAGAACCC
Proteins encoded in this window:
- a CDS encoding glycosyltransferase, whose amino-acid sequence is MRSASPMRVFNVNKAIGLASSGVEYAQKYRRELFAGIPWVDDFYVFTDYVGTNLSFFSDRLGFEHSQVLWIYNLVSGRATRPSTITVDDVVSLIAGPHSDPQPGPDFIDVVLESPALRHRLRTLGGGIVDRVETMVGGRVVRVEHYDETLNNVEHFHEGVLARRDFYSGDGRVAAAQFYRGGEITRTVITPSSPLYRRPERKGRPSSFGGDLVLEGRAQFFRFVFGRLFDRPDDVVIVDRAIDVIDGIYPVIGDRRLYSVVHAEHFDLKQSEDGVLLWNNHYENVFTRPDLIDGLVVATARQQTVLEGQLAGAIPVVRIPPGVAEPVAHPDYDPAALVTASRLADEKHLDLLIRAVALARDAVPGIRLDIYGEGDRDPVLAAIAETQTQDWVRLMGHQKLDGLLGSYALYVSASTSEGFGLSLLEALAEGLPIVGFDVDYGNREMVEQSVNGCLVPATRTDRDVVTLSEAIVGLLTSPDFDGLRAASLRKAEAYTAANVRKLWEQLLGGGAPC
- the secA2 gene encoding accessory Sec system translocase SecA2, producing the protein MANNEGRNRRLIERINAHQEAMRALSDSELRGKTGEFRDRVAQGEPLDRLLPEAYAAVREADLRVVGKFPYENQLLAAIVMHQGNIAAMKTGEGKSLTATLPLYLNALTGRGVILVTVNGYLARRDAEEFRPVFEFMGLSLAVAVPEAGAPDFTATQKKANYAADVVYTTSDKLGFDYLLENLVGTSDEKYLRPFNYVLIDEADAVLLDLAQMPLVISGSPRVQSNLYPLAAEFVATLREDSDFEYDESTGAVKLTDDGIAAGNRYFHLDNLYAPEYFQLNRHVYLALRARTGFQAMRDYMAMGGNLVLLSSVTGRLLEGNKLQGGLHQAIEAREGLEITTENRAMASVTYQNLFLMFETMGGMTGTARGSEKELLTSYGTEVVEIPTYRPVIRQDEPDVVLASVSDKERRILDYVDEVRHTGRPILLTTGSVKSSVTFSQYLLDRGIEHNLLNALSEAKEAEMVREAGRRGAITVATLIAGRGTDIKLTDESKELGGLVIIGTEKLPNRRVEGQVRGRSGRQGDPGSSRFYASLEDDIFVRFGSIKHEDLHKRRRSPSTMSRLLDRAQRASEDSASGARKLSKDFDVAMSRQRDLVYALRNQIITGAPITRHDLQTIAAGVLTDAAAGRAWQKPGAVMRYVFDNLSYRLPAGFDTLDTGDDRKVHDFLSSEFARAVQDKADTLADPDVFARFQNIVFLKAIDVAWIEQVDFLEQLKTVVQDRNVAQHKVEYEYRREAYFAFEEMKKRINRDIVRLLCLSRIEHGADGGLVIQFA
- the asp3 gene encoding accessory Sec system protein Asp3, whose amino-acid sequence is MRRGEIAIVRWGSPNSRASLYGSALTLKATGEIEVVNRLMPSGTTLQEWYSYTDYQSVRGAPSLPLLHHGKTYRIDAVIAATPADSVIFDVRYYDRFNGLLRTEVLYAPSRSFEYPADCHHYTIRLLNAGCDRLEFASFALLEVDEHGQQ
- the asp2 gene encoding accessory Sec system protein Asp2, translating into MRVLQIGRDDWSMSFRVPHGVEWAFVDVDDEFGFDPLLIGRVDVTIVDAVCELSKLQAIDSALAPYTVIVARSLRAEFGTEYERFFTQKMAVYDALDDRQAIVDRLPRQFFAKPFGQKLELRKVLISPFHTADAWYDGSAYLATTIGHDGDFRQLVAWKENILYENQRALEIWPEFVTDSGVELELVVQLIRSGSSDVIADQRTYSQAELAEPIVFEHASSGYLSCSIFARGHGLVKVGPIHYRHSRLGAGQFIPGGKRLVDSRREELFYYFHPGDLKPPLNIYFAGYRPAEGFEGFFMMAGLGHPFLLFSDPRLEGGRFYLGSDELEGQVRQVIRELIDSLGFREEDVIFSGLSMGSFGALYYGSQFNAQAIIAGKPIIDLGYVAERGRLVRPRDFLTVFDMVNFWDRTDGDGNRISVDSFTQGLIDRWNGEPGFGDTKILMSYMMQDDYDDQAYYTLLNSQTGKPTTVIARGYQGRHNDDSASIVTWFLNQYRRVIDEYVESR